Proteins found in one Zea mays cultivar B73 chromosome 1, Zm-B73-REFERENCE-NAM-5.0, whole genome shotgun sequence genomic segment:
- the LOC103643257 gene encoding tetraspanin-8, whose translation MAIRMSNNVIGALNLVTLLLSVPILVSGIWLRSRADGTECDHLLSTPAIALGAVLMAVAVAGLAGACFRATWLLWLYLLAMLVFIVALLCFTVFAFAVTNRGAGEAVSGVGYREYRLGDYSTWLRRHVESRKDWARIRSCLADAHVCRRLEERERESKDAAGLVRLGLSPVESGCCKPPTSCNFTYTGGTEWTRTAAGSAPAGRDCSAWGNDEDDLCYGCQSCKAGVVDALKRDWKRAAIVNVVILSFIVVVYSVGCCAFKNSRRDNYAYHSGRGWKRGGDA comes from the coding sequence ATGGCGATCCGGATGAGCAACAACGTGATCGGCGCGCTGAACCTGGTGACACTCCTGCTCTCGGTCCCCATCCTCGTCTCGGGAATCTGGCTGCGGTCGCGCGCCGACGGCACCGAGTGCGACCACCTCCTGTCCACCCCGGCCATCGCGCTGGGCGCGGTGCTCATGGCCGTCGCTGTCGCGGGCCTCGCCGGCGCCTGCTTCCGCGCCACCTGGCTGCTATGGCTCTACCTCCTCGCCATGCTCGTGTTCATCGTCGCGCTGCTCTGCTTcaccgtcttcgccttcgccgtcaCCAACAGGGGCGCCGGGGAGGCCGTGTCGGGGGTAGGCTACAGGGAGTACCGCCTCGGGGACTACTCCACCTGGCTGCGGCGCCACGTCGAAAGCCGCAAGGACTGGGCCCGGATCCGGAGCTGCCTCGCCGACGCGCACGTCTGCAGGCGCctggaggagagggagagggagagcaaGGACGCGGCGGGTCTGGTTCGGCTCGGCCTGTCCCCGGTCGAGTCCGGGTGCTGCAAGCCGCCCACGAGCTGCAACTTCACGTACACCGGCGGCACGGAGTGGACCAGGACAGCGGCGGGCTCCGCGCCCGCCGGCCGGGACTGCAGCGCGTGGGGCAACGACGAGGACGACCTCTGCTACGGGTGCCAGTCGTGCAAGGCCGGCGTGGTGGACGCGCTCAAGCGGGACTGGAAGCGGGCCGCCATCGTCAACGTCGTCATCCTCTCCTTCATCGTCGTCGTTTACTCCGTCGGCTGCTGCGCCTTCAAGAACAGCCGCCGGGACAACTACGCCTACCACAGCGGCCGCGGATGGAAACGAGGCGGTGACGCTTAA